In the Moraxella osloensis genome, one interval contains:
- a CDS encoding MFS transporter — MPQRLPLFAMKLPRIKVLHYTWFAFFVTFLIWFAHVALMPTIKQYFHLSDGQVKAILMLNVALTIPARLLIGAMVDRYGPKRSYSAVLLISGFLCFVFAFAQSFQMLAIGRFLLGFVGAGFVVGIRLISEWFPVNEVGSAEGVYGGWGNFGAAVASMSMPILALVYGGADGWRYAIATTGVIAIVYSFIFYRGVSDTPKGATYFKPKKSGGLEVSNKADFYFYAVMILPVYAILFLLAWRLSPSGLKLLTANQTMLAYAVVAVLVVYQYIKIWSVNKHLFDTSRPAVNPEYGYQFKQVAILDMAYLACFGSELAVVSMLPQFFITNYGVSHTLAGLTAGCFAVMNLFARPGGGFMSDAVGRRKVLMIALAGQTVGYLLMTQMTKLPLAGAVAIVLLTSVFVQAACGAVYSVVPLIQRRMTGQIAGMAGAYGNVGGVLFLTIFSMVSPTGFFITLAIFAGIAFIGATFLSEPQGHMVEVHEDGTIERIAIA, encoded by the coding sequence ATGCCCCAACGTTTACCGCTGTTTGCTATGAAATTACCCCGTATCAAGGTGTTACATTACACCTGGTTTGCTTTTTTCGTCACCTTTTTAATTTGGTTTGCTCATGTGGCATTGATGCCAACTATCAAACAATATTTTCATTTGAGCGATGGACAAGTCAAAGCGATCTTGATGCTCAATGTGGCTTTGACCATTCCTGCCCGTTTGCTAATCGGCGCGATGGTCGATAGATACGGCCCCAAGCGTTCGTATAGTGCTGTGTTGTTGATTAGCGGTTTTTTGTGTTTTGTGTTTGCTTTTGCCCAAAGTTTCCAAATGCTGGCGATTGGGCGGTTTTTGCTAGGTTTTGTCGGTGCAGGATTTGTGGTTGGGATTCGTTTGATTTCAGAATGGTTTCCTGTCAATGAAGTCGGCTCGGCAGAGGGGGTATACGGCGGTTGGGGCAATTTTGGGGCGGCAGTAGCGTCGATGTCGATGCCGATTCTTGCCTTAGTGTATGGCGGAGCAGATGGTTGGCGGTATGCGATTGCGACCACAGGCGTGATTGCGATTGTTTACTCGTTCATTTTTTATCGTGGTGTCAGTGATACACCCAAAGGCGCGACCTATTTTAAACCAAAAAAATCAGGCGGTTTAGAAGTATCAAACAAAGCAGATTTTTACTTTTATGCGGTCATGATTTTACCGGTTTATGCGATTTTGTTTTTGTTGGCGTGGCGTTTGTCACCTAGCGGATTAAAATTATTAACCGCCAATCAAACCATGCTGGCATATGCGGTGGTGGCGGTGCTTGTAGTCTATCAATATATCAAAATCTGGTCAGTCAATAAGCATTTATTTGATACATCTCGCCCTGCGGTAAATCCAGAATATGGTTATCAGTTCAAACAAGTGGCGATTTTGGACATGGCGTATTTAGCATGTTTTGGCTCTGAATTGGCAGTGGTGTCGATGTTGCCGCAATTTTTTATTACCAATTATGGTGTATCCCATACTTTAGCAGGGTTGACTGCAGGCTGTTTTGCGGTGATGAATTTATTTGCTCGTCCTGGCGGTGGTTTTATGTCCGATGCGGTCGGTCGTCGTAAAGTATTGATGATTGCATTGGCCGGGCAAACGGTGGGTTATCTGCTAATGACGCAAATGACCAAGTTACCATTGGCGGGTGCAGTGGCAATCGTGCTGCTTACTTCTGTATTTGTGCAAGCAGCATGCGGTGCAGTGTATTCAGTGGTTCCGCTCATTCAACGCCGTATGACAGGGCAAATTGCTGGTATGGCGGGTGCCTATGGTAACGTAGGTGGGGTGTTGTTTTTGACTATTTTCTCAATGGTATCGCCAACAGGATTCTTTATTACCCTCGCGATTTTTGCAGGGATTGCCTTTATTGGCGCGACCTTCTTGAGCGAGCCACAAGGACATATGGTTGAGGTGCACGAAGATGGCACGATTGAGCGAATTGCGATAGCGTAA
- a CDS encoding BCCT family transporter yields MNAVKVEKFGPFPRVNRPVFIASALLIVGFIVFGSLFSELAGEVFSQLQSFITHRFRWLFIILMNVTVVFSLYIALSRYGDIRLGHQTEHPEYSLLSWFGMLFSALIGIGLLYWGTAEPLYHFMSPPMGQAETVEAAKQAMSISFLHWGIHAWALYCVVALSLAYFHYRRGLPLSIRSVLYPLIGQKIYGKWGHVVDTLAVFGTMFGVVTSLGLGAMQINAGFSNVFGIPNNVPVQLCLIAIITAMATLSVMMGLDKGIKRLSDINIVLTVLLLGFMLFFGPTQFIIDSFIENIGNYVSQLIPLGFWSEAYSNTDWQANWTIFYWAWWVSWSPFVGIFVARISRGRTIREFIFGVLFIPMLLLFFWFTTFGGSAVHMELMGNYGLIEAVKADYGSAIFKLIEYYPLTKPLTLVIVVMIMLWFVTSSDSASFVIDMLTAGGDTNPPKIQRLFWALSQGVIAAVLLVAGGLSALQAVAIIAGFPFAIVVFVMMYCLWRGLTRDRLTLYRNQQWYITAESAEHNSANEFIDEHLLLGPPVVVKDD; encoded by the coding sequence ATGAATGCTGTGAAAGTCGAAAAATTCGGCCCTTTCCCTCGGGTTAATCGCCCTGTTTTTATTGCCTCCGCATTGCTGATTGTCGGATTTATTGTTTTTGGTTCGTTATTTAGTGAGTTGGCAGGTGAGGTTTTTAGCCAACTGCAGTCTTTTATTACCCACCGTTTTCGTTGGCTTTTTATCATTTTGATGAATGTCACGGTGGTGTTTAGCCTATATATTGCCTTGAGTCGTTATGGCGACATTCGGCTTGGCCATCAGACAGAGCATCCTGAGTATAGCTTACTGTCATGGTTTGGGATGCTGTTTAGTGCGCTGATTGGGATTGGTCTGTTGTATTGGGGGACGGCAGAGCCGTTATATCATTTTATGTCGCCTCCGATGGGGCAAGCCGAAACCGTAGAAGCAGCTAAACAAGCGATGAGTATTTCGTTTTTGCATTGGGGAATTCATGCGTGGGCGTTGTATTGTGTCGTGGCGTTGTCATTGGCATATTTTCATTATCGCCGTGGCTTGCCGTTGTCGATTCGCTCGGTACTGTACCCGTTGATTGGTCAAAAAATCTATGGCAAATGGGGGCATGTGGTCGATACCCTTGCGGTGTTTGGCACGATGTTTGGGGTGGTAACATCCTTGGGGCTGGGTGCGATGCAAATCAACGCAGGCTTTAGCAATGTGTTTGGTATTCCCAACAATGTCCCAGTACAGCTTTGTTTGATTGCAATTATTACCGCGATGGCGACGTTATCTGTGATGATGGGTCTGGATAAAGGGATTAAACGCTTAAGCGATATCAATATTGTGCTGACTGTGTTGCTGCTTGGTTTTATGTTATTTTTTGGTCCGACCCAGTTTATCATCGATAGTTTTATTGAAAATATCGGCAATTATGTCAGTCAACTTATTCCGCTAGGATTTTGGAGTGAGGCGTATAGTAATACGGATTGGCAGGCAAATTGGACGATTTTTTATTGGGCATGGTGGGTGAGTTGGTCGCCATTTGTGGGAATTTTTGTGGCGCGTATTTCTCGGGGTCGGACTATCAGAGAGTTTATTTTTGGGGTGTTATTTATCCCGATGCTGTTGTTGTTCTTTTGGTTTACCACCTTTGGCGGCAGCGCGGTACATATGGAATTAATGGGTAATTATGGGTTGATTGAAGCAGTCAAAGCCGATTATGGCAGTGCGATTTTTAAATTGATTGAATATTATCCTTTGACCAAGCCTTTGACGCTGGTGATTGTGGTGATGATTATGTTGTGGTTTGTCACTTCGTCAGATTCGGCAAGCTTTGTGATTGATATGCTCACCGCAGGCGGCGATACCAATCCGCCAAAAATCCAGCGGTTATTTTGGGCATTGAGCCAAGGGGTGATTGCTGCGGTGTTATTGGTGGCAGGTGGGTTATCTGCGTTGCAAGCGGTCGCGATTATTGCAGGCTTTCCGTTTGCCATCGTGGTGTTTGTGATGATGTATTGCTTATGGCGAGGGCTAACACGCGATAGATTGACCTTGTACCGTAATCAACAATGGTATATCACGGCAGAGTCTGCTGAGCATAATTCAGCGAATGAGTTTATCGATGAGCATTTATTGCTGGGTCCGCCCGTGGTGGTTAAGGATGACTAA
- the nirD gene encoding nitrite reductase small subunit NirD, whose product MNEICKIDDIIPETGVCALVGGEQVAIFRTQNDDVFAMDNFDPFSKANVISRGLLGSCEIDGQKVRYVASPMYKQRFDLATGKCLDDERVSLRSYPVKVNHGVVFI is encoded by the coding sequence ATGAACGAAATCTGTAAAATTGACGATATCATCCCTGAAACTGGCGTTTGTGCATTAGTGGGCGGCGAGCAAGTCGCGATCTTTCGCACCCAAAACGATGATGTATTTGCCATGGATAACTTTGATCCTTTTAGTAAGGCTAATGTCATTTCCAGGGGACTACTTGGTAGCTGTGAAATTGACGGGCAAAAAGTGCGTTATGTCGCGTCACCCATGTACAAACAACGTTTTGACTTGGCAACAGGTAAGTGTCTTGATGATGAGCGTGTTTCGTTAAGATCGTATCCAGTTAAGGTCAATCATGGCGTGGTGTTTATTTAA
- the moaB gene encoding molybdenum cofactor biosynthesis protein B codes for MSKPEKPFIALNIAILTVSDTRSLEEDTSGKYLADSLVESGHTLAERAIRTDDIYQIRAIVSQWIADPAIHAIITTGGTGFYIRDQIPEALSPLFDKEVQGFGEMFRALSRDEIGMSTLQSRALAGMANNTVIFCLPGSSGACRTGWEGIIKEQLDNRTRPCNFVPHLMRENPKHDH; via the coding sequence ATGAGCAAGCCTGAAAAACCTTTTATTGCGCTTAATATCGCAATCTTAACTGTATCAGACACCCGCAGTTTAGAAGAAGATACCTCTGGTAAATATCTAGCTGATAGCCTTGTCGAATCAGGGCATACCCTGGCAGAGCGAGCCATACGCACCGATGATATTTATCAAATCCGTGCTATCGTCAGTCAATGGATTGCCGACCCTGCGATTCACGCTATCATTACCACCGGCGGGACAGGCTTTTATATCCGTGACCAAATCCCTGAAGCCCTAAGCCCGCTGTTTGATAAAGAAGTACAAGGTTTTGGTGAGATGTTCCGCGCGTTATCTCGTGATGAAATCGGCATGTCAACCTTGCAATCTCGTGCTCTAGCGGGCATGGCAAATAATACGGTGATTTTTTGTTTACCGGGCTCCTCGGGTGCCTGTCGCACAGGCTGGGAAGGTATCATCAAAGAACAACTCGACAACCGTACCCGTCCGTGTAACTTTGTGCCGCATCTGATGCGTGAAAATCCAAAACATGACCATTAA
- the nirB gene encoding nitrite reductase large subunit NirB translates to MKNLIVVGNGMVGHHFIEKAIEKRLHQTYQIHVFSAESRPAYDRVYLSSYFEHKDASQLNLVDLANYEQAGITLHLGEGVASFDPQTKTLITSKGNTLEFEKLVLATGSYPFVPPVKGNQHAHCHVYRTIEDLDAIIATAANSRVQRGVVVGGGLLGLEAAKALVTLGLTTYVVEFAPQLMGVQLDAAGGELLKKKIEDLGVTVLTGKNTQQIIDNHDDDASFLTMQFADGTLLDTDLILFSAGIRPEDTIARDSGIKLGERGGIAIDDMCQTSEPDIYAIGECALWDNKIYGLVAPGYTMASVCASQIAGEHDSLFDGADMSTKLKLMGVDVGSIGDAHGKIKDSLSFVYQNPKTGVYKKLVTSDDGKRLLGAVLVGDTEDYSNLLQLFLNGIDLPLQPESLILPNVEKPVMGVENLPDTATLCSCYNVNKGQICAAVDNGAMTYEDIKICTKASTGCGGCAQIVKDTLVSELKKRGIEVKNHICEHFAYSRQELYHLVRVSNIHTFEEMIERHGHGDGCEICKPTIGSILASCWNDYILDKPLVALQDTNDAFLGNIQKDGTYSVVPRIAGGEITAEKLIVLGEVARDFGLYTKITGGQRVDLFGARSDQLPAIWERLINAGFETGHAYGKSLRTVKSCVGSTWCRYGVDDSVGLAIKLENRYKGLRSPHKIKFGVSGCTRECAEAQGKDIGVIATENGWNLYVCGNGGMRPRHAELFASDLDTATLVKYIDRFLMFYIKTGDRLQRTSVWREKMEGGLEYIQDVVINDSLGIAHELETQMQADIDAYQCEWKTTLSDPERLKRFKHFINSDKVDDNVVFVEERSQIRPATAEEKQGLAYNAIPSQADIELA, encoded by the coding sequence ATGAAAAATCTTATCGTCGTCGGTAATGGGATGGTCGGGCACCACTTTATCGAAAAAGCGATTGAAAAACGCCTACACCAAACTTACCAAATCCATGTGTTTAGTGCTGAGAGTCGCCCTGCGTATGATCGTGTGTATTTGTCCAGTTACTTTGAACACAAAGACGCCAGTCAGCTTAATTTAGTGGATTTGGCAAACTATGAGCAAGCGGGCATTACTTTGCATTTAGGTGAAGGCGTCGCAAGTTTTGATCCGCAAACCAAAACTCTTATCACCAGCAAGGGCAACACCTTAGAATTTGAAAAATTGGTGTTAGCAACAGGCTCTTATCCTTTTGTCCCGCCTGTTAAAGGCAATCAACATGCGCACTGTCATGTCTATCGCACCATTGAAGACTTAGATGCCATCATCGCCACCGCCGCCAATTCTCGAGTACAGCGTGGCGTGGTTGTGGGTGGTGGTCTGCTCGGACTTGAAGCCGCAAAAGCCTTGGTCACTTTGGGGTTAACCACGTATGTGGTCGAGTTTGCTCCACAATTGATGGGCGTTCAGCTTGACGCTGCCGGTGGTGAGCTGCTGAAAAAGAAAATCGAAGACTTGGGCGTCACCGTTTTGACAGGCAAAAACACCCAACAAATCATCGACAACCATGATGATGATGCCAGTTTTTTAACCATGCAGTTTGCTGACGGCACTTTGCTCGATACCGACTTGATTTTATTTAGTGCAGGGATTCGCCCTGAAGATACCATTGCACGAGATTCTGGAATCAAACTTGGTGAACGTGGTGGAATTGCCATTGACGATATGTGTCAAACGAGCGAGCCAGATATTTATGCCATTGGTGAATGTGCGTTATGGGACAACAAAATTTATGGGCTGGTTGCTCCAGGCTACACCATGGCAAGCGTGTGTGCGTCACAAATAGCAGGTGAGCATGACAGCCTATTTGACGGTGCGGACATGAGTACCAAACTTAAACTCATGGGCGTCGATGTCGGCAGTATTGGCGATGCCCATGGCAAAATCAAAGACAGTTTAAGCTTTGTGTACCAAAACCCAAAAACAGGCGTGTATAAAAAGTTAGTCACCTCGGACGATGGCAAACGCTTGCTCGGTGCGGTACTTGTGGGTGATACCGAAGACTATAGCAATTTATTGCAACTGTTTTTAAATGGTATTGATTTACCCCTACAACCTGAAAGCTTGATTTTACCAAATGTCGAAAAGCCCGTTATGGGCGTTGAAAATCTGCCTGATACCGCTACCCTATGCTCATGCTATAACGTTAATAAAGGTCAAATCTGCGCAGCCGTGGACAATGGGGCCATGACTTATGAAGACATCAAGATCTGCACCAAGGCCAGTACAGGCTGTGGCGGCTGTGCTCAAATCGTCAAAGATACCTTAGTGTCAGAACTCAAAAAACGTGGTATCGAAGTCAAAAATCATATCTGCGAGCATTTCGCTTACTCGCGCCAAGAACTATATCACTTGGTGCGTGTCAGCAATATCCACACCTTTGAAGAGATGATTGAAAGACACGGACACGGTGATGGCTGTGAAATCTGTAAACCAACGATTGGCTCGATTTTGGCGTCTTGCTGGAATGACTATATTCTTGATAAACCACTGGTTGCGCTGCAAGACACCAATGACGCTTTCTTGGGCAATATCCAAAAAGATGGTACTTACTCTGTCGTACCAAGGATTGCAGGTGGTGAAATTACCGCCGAAAAACTCATTGTCTTAGGTGAGGTAGCACGCGATTTTGGACTTTACACCAAAATCACTGGTGGGCAACGTGTGGATTTATTTGGTGCACGTAGTGACCAATTGCCTGCAATTTGGGAACGTTTAATAAATGCAGGGTTTGAAACAGGTCATGCGTATGGCAAATCACTACGGACTGTTAAGTCTTGTGTCGGCAGCACTTGGTGTCGCTATGGGGTTGATGATAGTGTGGGACTAGCAATTAAACTGGAAAACCGCTACAAAGGCTTACGCTCACCGCATAAAATCAAATTTGGGGTGTCAGGCTGTACCAGAGAGTGCGCCGAAGCCCAAGGCAAGGATATCGGTGTTATCGCCACCGAAAACGGCTGGAACCTTTATGTCTGTGGCAACGGCGGCATGCGTCCTCGTCACGCTGAACTATTTGCCAGTGACTTGGACACAGCTACGCTGGTTAAATATATCGATCGTTTCTTAATGTTCTACATAAAAACAGGTGACCGCTTACAACGCACGTCAGTCTGGCGTGAAAAAATGGAAGGTGGTCTTGAGTATATTCAAGACGTGGTTATCAATGACAGCTTGGGCATTGCTCATGAGCTTGAAACCCAAATGCAAGCGGATATTGACGCTTACCAGTGCGAATGGAAAACCACACTGTCTGACCCAGAGCGCCTTAAACGCTTTAAGCACTTTATCAACAGTGACAAAGTCGATGACAACGTGGTGTTTGTCGAAGAGCGGAGCCAAATTCGCCCTGCAACAGCTGAGGAAAAGCAAGGATTAGCTTACAACGCCATTCCATCCCAAGCGGACATCGAGCTTGCTTAA
- the cobA gene encoding uroporphyrinogen-III C-methyltransferase, translating into MPSISSPVSVELFPHDSVKKNCFDLPITPKHAKAVQNQGKVYLVGAGTGDPELLTIKAYKAILKADVICYDNLVSDEILAINPTAEKIYVGKKCAKHSMPQQDINGLLVTLAKQGKIVIRLKSGDPFIFGRGGEEMQTVVSAGIACESIAGITTALAVANSVNIPLTHRDYAQSVKFVTGFLKTDTPNEQYAELLADNQTVIFYMGLNTLPSLTQGLLQAGKSADTPFAIISNVSRENEQVLIGTLDTIQTLQNIAKLPSPAVMIMGEVVSLYNELNASRQYYQQLVV; encoded by the coding sequence ATGCCTTCAATCAGTAGCCCTGTGAGTGTTGAACTTTTTCCCCATGACAGCGTGAAAAAAAATTGTTTTGACCTTCCTATAACCCCCAAACATGCAAAAGCTGTACAAAATCAGGGCAAAGTGTATCTGGTTGGTGCAGGTACAGGCGACCCAGAATTACTCACAATTAAAGCATATAAAGCTATCTTAAAAGCAGATGTTATTTGTTACGACAATTTGGTTAGTGATGAGATTTTGGCGATTAACCCAACAGCAGAGAAAATTTACGTTGGAAAAAAATGTGCAAAGCACAGTATGCCACAACAAGATATTAATGGCTTGTTAGTAACGCTTGCTAAGCAAGGTAAAATCGTCATTCGGCTAAAATCAGGCGATCCGTTTATCTTTGGTCGTGGTGGTGAAGAAATGCAGACCGTAGTGAGCGCCGGCATTGCATGTGAGTCAATTGCAGGCATTACCACAGCATTAGCGGTTGCCAATAGCGTTAATATCCCATTGACCCACCGCGACTATGCCCAATCCGTTAAGTTTGTAACAGGGTTTTTAAAGACGGATACGCCGAATGAGCAATATGCTGAGTTGTTAGCGGATAATCAAACGGTGATTTTTTATATGGGGTTAAATACCTTGCCATCGCTGACACAAGGCTTGTTGCAAGCAGGTAAATCAGCCGATACTCCATTTGCCATTATTTCCAATGTCAGCCGAGAGAATGAACAGGTATTAATCGGGACACTTGATACCATTCAAACGCTACAAAATATTGCCAAACTGCCTTCCCCTGCAGTGATGATCATGGGCGAAGTCGTATCACTATATAATGAGTTAAATGCCAGTCGGCAATATTATCAACAATTAGTGGTGTAG
- a CDS encoding bifunctional protein-serine/threonine kinase/phosphatase: MSKAIQQNPPSSQSLPQSLPQLLIRAASHAGRKAENQDTLTMQTLVPTGDSSVAHLAWQVTALADGVSSCGQPKLASQWVIDTLIDQLTMHQADMVTNPVTSPITSPVTSDSLNNNSAEMLAQMLTKSVHIINDFLYFSDHHDSFDSASQRYLPKLLSTLSGLLFTEPLLSEHSAVLFHTGDSRIYRLRHNKLRVLTQDHRHKRGRDKGALAAALGADAHVELQLAQIDVLPEDVFLIMTDGVYEFIGDDELLLLTQSALGKLLALDNSTTLDLENLPETLCQVALENGSNDNVSCVMIAVLPKVARILANADFDKADLAEHTDSRHAVTRLRIPPVLTVGDKLDHFTIDKVVQNTPRSSVYLATDNTADTGDNQRIIKVPSAYYEDDSGFLRLFLKEEKMGLSLNHPSLLKFYPKPINSQYLYHVTEFLQGMSLREFIDTQPPLSVAQTFAIVNQIGMALRVMHRNYLLHQDIKPENIMLLPSGHIKLIDFGSVGSLLLRTAHTPPVGDLHYIAPEYFSDAPKGVYSDIFSLGVVTYEMLTGLQPFDVDTLNTAMTAQTTQKLAFKNVRQLRADLPFWVNDVLIRALQADSNRRYQSIGDFLTDLDPKSHADDKAKQPLIDKHPVLFWQLVSGILAALLLITWLLVGLNH; the protein is encoded by the coding sequence ATGTCAAAAGCCATTCAGCAAAATCCCCCCAGTTCTCAATCTTTACCACAATCCTTGCCGCAACTGCTGATCCGTGCTGCTAGTCATGCAGGGCGCAAAGCGGAAAATCAAGACACCTTGACAATGCAAACGCTGGTGCCAACAGGGGATAGCAGCGTCGCTCATCTTGCATGGCAAGTCACCGCTTTAGCTGACGGCGTCAGCAGCTGCGGGCAACCAAAGCTCGCCAGTCAATGGGTGATTGATACGCTAATCGACCAATTGACCATGCACCAAGCTGACATGGTGACAAACCCTGTTACTAGCCCTATTACTAGCCCTGTGACTAGCGATTCATTGAATAACAACAGTGCCGAAATGCTGGCCCAAATGCTCACCAAAAGCGTGCATATTATCAATGATTTTTTGTATTTTAGTGATCACCATGACAGCTTTGATTCAGCCTCACAGCGGTATTTGCCCAAATTACTCTCAACCTTATCTGGTCTGCTGTTTACCGAGCCTTTATTATCCGAGCACTCGGCAGTGTTATTCCACACAGGTGATAGCCGTATCTATCGGCTACGACACAACAAACTGCGCGTACTCACCCAAGACCACAGACACAAACGAGGGCGAGACAAAGGAGCCTTAGCCGCTGCACTTGGCGCAGATGCCCATGTAGAATTACAACTCGCCCAAATTGATGTGTTGCCCGAAGATGTGTTTTTGATAATGACCGATGGCGTGTATGAATTTATCGGTGATGATGAATTGTTGTTACTCACCCAATCGGCATTGGGCAAATTGTTGGCGCTGGATAACTCCACCACCTTAGACTTAGAAAATTTGCCAGAAACCTTGTGCCAAGTGGCATTGGAAAATGGCAGTAATGATAATGTCAGTTGCGTGATGATAGCCGTCTTGCCAAAAGTTGCGAGAATTTTGGCGAATGCAGATTTTGACAAAGCTGACCTTGCCGAACATACAGACAGTCGTCATGCCGTTACCCGTTTACGCATTCCGCCTGTGCTGACTGTCGGCGACAAGCTTGATCATTTTACCATTGACAAAGTGGTGCAAAACACGCCACGCAGTAGCGTGTATTTGGCAACCGATAACACCGCCGACACAGGCGATAATCAGCGTATTATCAAAGTGCCATCTGCCTATTATGAAGACGATAGCGGATTTTTACGGCTGTTTTTAAAAGAAGAAAAAATGGGGTTAAGCCTCAATCACCCAAGCTTACTAAAATTTTACCCCAAGCCAATAAATAGCCAATATCTGTACCATGTCACCGAATTTTTGCAAGGCATGAGCTTGCGTGAATTTATCGACACCCAGCCGCCGTTATCGGTTGCCCAAACCTTTGCTATTGTCAATCAAATCGGTATGGCGCTGCGAGTCATGCACCGGAATTATCTGCTCCATCAAGATATCAAGCCCGAAAATATCATGCTGCTGCCATCGGGTCATATCAAGCTCATTGACTTTGGTTCGGTTGGCTCGTTGCTCTTAAGAACTGCACATACACCGCCTGTGGGTGATTTGCACTATATTGCCCCCGAATATTTTAGCGATGCACCAAAAGGGGTGTATTCCGATATTTTCTCGCTGGGTGTGGTGACTTATGAGATGCTGACAGGGCTACAGCCGTTTGATGTCGATACCTTGAACACTGCGATGACTGCGCAAACTACCCAAAAACTGGCGTTCAAAAACGTGCGACAATTACGCGCGGATTTACCGTTTTGGGTCAATGACGTGCTGATTCGTGCATTGCAAGCAGATAGCAACCGCCGCTATCAGAGCATTGGCGATTTTCTCACCGACCTTGACCCCAAAAGCCATGCTGATGATAAAGCCAAGCAGCCGCTGATTGATAAACATCCTGTGCTATTTTGGCAACTGGTCAGTGGCATATTAGCAGCGCTGTTGCTCATCACTTGGTTACTGGTTGGGTTAAATCACTAA
- the mobA gene encoding molybdenum cofactor guanylyltransferase: protein MTIKLAGVVILAGGESSRMGSPKALLSLPNGETLLDFHIRHAKRLNVPVMVADNGKSLCHDTTVKIIDDYLPNQQDGKGAGALSAMASAMNQVMSPYHYLLVISCDSLVHAHQVFDKLRYAVTDNEAVIYLKDEKDYPLLGLYRTNLLIELYDYLDKGQRAVMKFLADKKIQTAELPNEWITLTNFNTKNEFDLALNSLNEIG from the coding sequence ATGACCATTAAATTGGCAGGGGTGGTGATTTTGGCGGGGGGTGAATCATCTCGGATGGGTTCGCCCAAGGCGTTGTTAAGCTTGCCAAATGGCGAGACTTTGCTTGATTTTCATATTCGTCATGCCAAACGCTTAAATGTCCCTGTCATGGTGGCGGATAATGGTAAGAGCTTATGCCATGATACAACCGTCAAAATCATTGATGATTATCTGCCAAATCAACAAGATGGCAAAGGGGCAGGGGCGTTATCCGCCATGGCAAGTGCCATGAATCAGGTCATGTCTCCTTACCATTATTTACTGGTGATAAGCTGTGATAGTTTGGTTCATGCCCATCAAGTTTTTGATAAATTGCGTTATGCGGTAACCGATAATGAAGCGGTGATTTATTTAAAAGATGAAAAGGATTATCCGTTGTTGGGTTTGTATCGTACGAATTTATTAATAGAATTATACGACTATTTGGATAAGGGTCAGCGCGCAGTGATGAAGTTTTTGGCGGATAAAAAAATACAAACCGCTGAATTGCCAAATGAATGGATAACTTTAACAAATTTTAATACCAAGAATGAATTTGATTTGGCGTTGAACTCACTCAATGAAATAGGATAA